In Chrysiogenia bacterium, the following proteins share a genomic window:
- a CDS encoding protein translocase subunit SecF: MSQPHKFFTLIPENTEWDFVGKRRIMLILSLLLMAFAGVEYVREGITLGIEFAGGADIQVRFDESTDTGAVRDALGEGGIEGASVQTIEGAGSLNLEEGMTSGEAAGSSTQEFLIKVKAEEGEEISATVLRVRAALSAKFGDPRTSDNATGTWEVRRQESASPSAVAELSQKGIWAVGYSVFFIFIYIVFRFSQVDYKTAIGYATGAIVALIHDVLIIFSGVVLLHKEITLPVVAAILTVIGYSINDTIVVFDRIRENHGRYRSRDLWET, translated from the coding sequence GTGTCCCAGCCCCATAAATTTTTCACACTGATTCCTGAAAACACCGAGTGGGATTTCGTCGGCAAGCGGCGGATCATGCTCATTCTCTCCCTTCTGCTGATGGCATTTGCCGGGGTCGAATACGTGCGCGAGGGCATTACCCTGGGCATCGAGTTCGCCGGCGGCGCCGACATCCAGGTGCGTTTCGACGAGTCGACCGACACCGGCGCGGTGCGCGATGCGCTCGGCGAAGGCGGAATCGAAGGCGCCTCGGTCCAGACGATCGAGGGCGCGGGCTCGCTCAACCTCGAAGAAGGCATGACCAGCGGCGAAGCCGCCGGTTCGAGCACCCAGGAGTTTCTCATCAAGGTGAAGGCCGAGGAGGGCGAGGAAATCTCCGCCACAGTGCTGCGCGTGCGCGCTGCCCTCTCAGCCAAGTTCGGCGATCCGCGCACCAGCGACAACGCCACCGGCACCTGGGAAGTGCGCCGCCAGGAATCTGCCAGCCCCTCGGCCGTTGCCGAGCTCAGCCAGAAAGGCATCTGGGCCGTCGGTTATTCGGTGTTCTTCATCTTCATCTACATCGTCTTCCGCTTCAGTCAAGTCGACTACAAGACGGCCATCGGTTACGCGACCGGCGCCATCGTCGCGCTGATCCACGACGTGCTGATCATCTTCTCGGGTGTGGTACTACTCCACAAGGAGATCACCCTGCCCGTCGTCGCCGCGATCCTCACGGTCATCGGTTACTCGATCAACGACACGATCGTGGTTTTCGACCGCATTCGTGAGAACCACGGCCGCTATCGCTCGCGCGATCTGTGGGAGACGG